Proteins from a single region of Shinella zoogloeoides:
- the dapB gene encoding 4-hydroxy-tetrahydrodipicolinate reductase, whose translation MSGNAMKLVVVGAAGRMGQTLIRTIHAIEGAEVFAAIEREGSPFVGRDAGELAGLGPIGVPVTDKPLEAFVAAEGVLDFTAPTATVEFSGLAAQARIVHVVGTTGCSAADDEKIRAAARHARIVKSGNMSLGINLLGVLTETAARALDAADWDIEVLEMHHKHKVDAPSGTALLLGNAAAKGRGIALADNSVRVRDGHTGPRPTGTIGFATLRGGSVIGEHSVLLAGEGETVTLSHSATDRSIFARGAVKAALWARDRKPGLYSMLDVLGLN comes from the coding sequence ATGAGCGGCAACGCAATGAAGCTGGTCGTCGTGGGCGCTGCGGGCCGCATGGGCCAGACGCTCATCCGCACCATCCACGCCATCGAGGGCGCGGAGGTCTTTGCCGCCATCGAGCGTGAGGGGTCGCCCTTCGTCGGCCGCGATGCGGGGGAACTCGCCGGCCTCGGCCCCATCGGCGTTCCCGTCACCGACAAGCCGCTGGAAGCCTTCGTGGCGGCCGAAGGCGTGCTCGATTTCACCGCCCCGACCGCGACCGTCGAATTTTCCGGCCTCGCCGCGCAGGCGCGCATCGTGCATGTCGTCGGCACCACCGGCTGCTCGGCCGCCGACGACGAGAAGATCAGGGCCGCCGCCCGCCATGCCCGCATCGTCAAGTCCGGCAATATGAGCCTCGGCATCAACCTGCTCGGCGTTCTGACCGAGACGGCCGCCCGCGCGCTCGACGCCGCCGACTGGGATATCGAGGTGCTGGAAATGCACCACAAGCACAAGGTCGACGCTCCCTCCGGCACTGCGCTGCTGCTCGGCAACGCCGCCGCGAAGGGCCGCGGCATTGCGCTGGCGGACAATTCCGTGCGCGTGCGCGACGGCCATACCGGCCCGCGCCCCACCGGCACGATCGGCTTCGCCACGCTGCGCGGCGGTTCCGTCATCGGCGAACATTCGGTGCTGCTTGCCGGCGAGGGCGAGACGGTGACGCTGTCGCACAGCGCGACGGACCGCTCGATCTTCGCCCGCGGCGCGGTCAAGGCAGCGCTCTGGGCGCGCGACAGGAAGCCCGGCCTCTATTCCATGCTCGACGTGCTCGGGCTCAACTAA
- a CDS encoding ABC transporter ATP-binding protein: protein MADKSRNERHSVSADTVATVLKRVIAENGREHVRGYAMAIGCLVVVALTTAFTAWIMESVVNEAFANKRADLVMIICGAIFAAFVLRGIATYYEAVILSKIGNNIVARYQRRLYSHLMALSVSYYNESRSAYLAAQISQNVTGIRDVLNMTVTSLARDVLTLVALIGVMISKDWLLTLLVFVVAPPLLLGLRYVSKRLRNATREAVELNSHVLGAMQETIQGITIVKAFTMETELKTKVEAIIGEAESRSNRIARLTERTAPMTETFAGFAISGVLAYAAYRSIYAGVMPGAFFAFVAALLMAYDPARRLARLQVSLERAAVNARMIYEILDLKPRQADLADAKPLTITDATIRFDNVRFGYSESETILKGVSFTAEGGRTTALVGPSGAGKSTVISLIPRFYDPAEGAILIDGQDIAHVTKQSLRNGIAYVSQQPYLFEGTIRDNIRYGRPDATDTEIEEAARHAYAHDFILAQPLGYDTPVGENGVTLSGGQRQRLSIARALVRNAPILLLDEATSALDTESEQAVQKALDEAMSGRTVVVIAHRLSTVVRADKIIVMQDGMVAEEGTHAALAARENGLYARLNNLQAPVGNTGT, encoded by the coding sequence TTGGCCGATAAGAGTCGCAACGAGCGCCATTCCGTCAGCGCCGACACCGTCGCCACCGTGCTCAAGCGTGTCATCGCCGAAAACGGCCGCGAGCATGTGCGCGGCTACGCCATGGCCATCGGCTGCCTCGTGGTCGTGGCGCTGACGACCGCCTTTACCGCCTGGATCATGGAATCGGTGGTCAACGAGGCCTTCGCCAACAAACGCGCCGACCTCGTCATGATCATCTGCGGCGCGATCTTCGCCGCCTTCGTGCTGCGCGGCATCGCAACCTATTACGAAGCCGTCATCCTCTCCAAGATCGGCAACAACATCGTGGCGCGCTACCAGCGCCGGCTCTATTCGCACCTGATGGCGCTCAGCGTCAGCTACTACAACGAATCGCGCTCGGCCTATCTCGCCGCCCAGATCAGCCAGAACGTCACCGGCATCCGCGACGTGCTGAACATGACGGTGACGTCCCTTGCCCGCGACGTGCTGACCCTCGTCGCGCTGATCGGCGTGATGATCTCCAAGGACTGGTTGCTGACGCTGCTCGTCTTCGTCGTCGCGCCGCCGCTGCTGCTGGGCCTGCGCTACGTTTCCAAGCGCCTGCGCAACGCGACGCGCGAGGCAGTGGAGCTGAACAGCCACGTTCTCGGCGCCATGCAGGAGACGATCCAGGGCATCACCATCGTCAAGGCCTTCACCATGGAGACCGAGCTGAAGACCAAGGTGGAAGCCATCATCGGCGAGGCCGAAAGCCGCTCCAACCGCATCGCGCGGCTGACCGAGCGCACGGCGCCGATGACCGAGACCTTCGCGGGCTTCGCCATTTCCGGCGTTCTCGCCTATGCCGCCTATCGCTCGATCTATGCCGGCGTGATGCCGGGCGCCTTCTTCGCCTTCGTCGCCGCGCTGCTGATGGCCTACGATCCGGCCCGCCGCCTCGCCCGCCTGCAGGTCTCGCTGGAGCGCGCCGCCGTCAATGCGCGCATGATCTACGAGATCCTCGACCTCAAGCCGCGCCAGGCCGACCTTGCCGACGCCAAACCGCTCACCATTACCGATGCGACGATCCGCTTCGACAATGTGCGCTTCGGCTATTCGGAGAGCGAGACCATCCTCAAGGGCGTCTCCTTCACCGCCGAGGGCGGCAGGACGACGGCGCTTGTCGGCCCGTCCGGCGCGGGCAAATCCACCGTGATCAGCCTCATCCCGCGCTTCTACGATCCGGCGGAAGGCGCGATCCTGATCGACGGGCAGGACATCGCCCATGTGACCAAGCAGTCGCTCCGCAACGGCATCGCCTACGTTTCCCAGCAGCCCTATCTCTTCGAGGGCACGATCCGCGACAATATCCGCTACGGCCGGCCGGACGCGACGGACACTGAAATCGAGGAAGCGGCGCGCCACGCCTATGCACACGACTTCATCCTCGCCCAGCCGCTCGGCTACGACACGCCCGTCGGCGAAAACGGCGTGACGCTTTCGGGCGGCCAGCGCCAGCGGCTGTCGATTGCCCGCGCCCTGGTGCGCAATGCGCCGATCCTCCTGCTCGACGAGGCGACCTCCGCGCTCGACACCGAGTCGGAACAGGCCGTGCAGAAGGCGCTGGACGAGGCGATGAGCGGGCGCACCGTCGTCGTCATCGCCCATCGCCTGTCGACCGTCGTGCGCGCCGACAAGATCATCGTGATGCAGGACGGCATGGTCGCCGAGGAGGGCACGCATGCGGCGCTTGCGGCCCGCGAAAACGGCCTTTACGCTCGCCTCAACAACCTTCAAGCACCCGTCGGCAATACGGGCACGTAA
- a CDS encoding glucokinase has translation MARPGDNDTNLPFPILVGDIGGTNARFALLIDAFAEPKQFPIVQTADFPNIDDALQRCILDTTSVQPRSAILALAGPIEGDEVPLTNCPWVVRPRDMIANLGFEDVVLVNDFEAQALAVASLGDDDREKIGPGIERHSASRAVLGPGTGLGVAGLVHARHSWIPVPGEGGHVDVGPRSERDYQIWPFLEPIEGRISAEQLLCGRGIMNIYHAIAAADGVDATLATPADVTAKALAQDDRMAIETVSLFSTYLGRVAGDMAMIFMAKGGVFLAGGISQKILPALRGPEFRAAFEDKAPHSALLASIPTYVVTHPVAALAGLAAFARMPDRFGVATEGRHWKR, from the coding sequence ATGGCACGGCCGGGCGACAACGACACGAACCTCCCCTTCCCCATCCTCGTCGGCGATATCGGCGGCACCAATGCGCGCTTCGCGCTGCTGATCGACGCCTTCGCCGAGCCAAAGCAGTTCCCCATCGTCCAGACGGCCGATTTCCCGAATATCGACGACGCGCTGCAGCGCTGCATTCTCGACACGACCTCGGTGCAGCCGCGCTCGGCGATTCTGGCGCTCGCCGGCCCCATCGAGGGCGACGAGGTGCCGCTGACCAATTGCCCCTGGGTGGTGCGCCCGCGCGACATGATCGCCAATCTCGGCTTCGAGGATGTGGTGCTGGTCAACGATTTCGAGGCGCAGGCGCTCGCCGTCGCCTCGCTCGGCGACGATGACCGCGAGAAGATCGGCCCCGGCATCGAGCGTCATTCGGCCTCGCGCGCCGTGCTCGGCCCCGGCACCGGCCTCGGCGTGGCCGGCCTCGTCCATGCGCGCCATAGCTGGATTCCTGTTCCCGGCGAAGGCGGACATGTCGATGTCGGCCCGCGCAGCGAGCGCGACTACCAGATCTGGCCGTTCCTCGAACCCATCGAGGGCCGCATCTCCGCCGAGCAGCTTCTGTGCGGGCGCGGCATCATGAACATCTACCACGCCATCGCCGCCGCCGACGGCGTCGACGCGACGCTTGCAACGCCCGCCGACGTGACCGCCAAGGCGCTGGCGCAGGACGACCGCATGGCCATCGAGACCGTCTCGCTGTTCTCGACCTATCTCGGCCGCGTCGCCGGCGACATGGCGATGATCTTCATGGCCAAGGGCGGCGTGTTCCTGGCCGGCGGCATCTCGCAGAAAATCCTTCCGGCGCTGCGCGGGCCGGAATTCCGCGCGGCCTTCGAGGACAAGGCCCCGCACAGCGCGCTCCTCGCCTCCATCCCGACCTATGTCGTCACTCACCCCGTCGCCGCGCTTGCCGGCCTTGCCGCCTTCGCCCGCATGCCGGACCGCTTCGGTGTTGCAACCGAGGGACGCCACTGGAAAAGGTGA
- a CDS encoding methylglyoxal synthase: MSRRKCIALIAHDEKKDDMAAFAAQHEKVLSQAKIVATGTTGGRVLEACPGLDVTRLKSGPLGGDQQIGALIATGEVDLLIFFVDPLTPMPHDVDVKALMRLAIVYDIPMALNRATAEQLLDFAAD; the protein is encoded by the coding sequence ATGTCGCGCCGGAAATGCATTGCGCTCATCGCGCATGACGAGAAGAAGGACGACATGGCGGCCTTTGCCGCGCAGCACGAAAAGGTGCTGTCCCAGGCGAAGATCGTGGCGACCGGCACGACCGGCGGCCGCGTGCTGGAGGCCTGCCCCGGCCTCGACGTGACGCGCCTGAAGAGCGGCCCGCTCGGCGGCGACCAGCAGATCGGCGCGCTCATCGCGACCGGCGAGGTCGATCTCCTCATCTTCTTCGTCGACCCGCTCACCCCCATGCCGCATGACGTGGACGTGAAGGCGTTGATGCGGCTTGCCATCGTCTACGACATTCCGATGGCGCTGAACCGGGCGACGGCCGAACAGCTCCTCGACTTCGCGGCCGATTGA
- the mepA gene encoding penicillin-insensitive murein endopeptidase — MPAHSMLSRLTTCLLAAGLALTALATPLAAEERPAKELFGSKRLPAKMATNPYGSYAKGCIAGAVAIPTDGPAWQAMRLSRNRRWGHPNMIALLEQFSQDARQLGWPGLLLGDISQPRGGPMLSGHASHQVGLDADIWFTPMPDHRMSAEEREKLPFTSMLDKSKFLTVDSRRWTATHARLVMKAASYPQVDRVFVNPAIKKKLCETWQGDRSLLGKVRPIYGHDEHFHIRIKCPEGAAGCKPQARVPAGDGCDKSLAWWFTKEPWEKPKPKKDAKPLKPWYVKMSDLPKACGTVLASASPSSEMEVTYQGNGGTSTALAFSNGGADAGGASIESVIAADTALPAIVPIPIPRPFQ, encoded by the coding sequence ATGCCAGCCCATTCCATGCTTTCCCGCCTGACCACCTGCCTCCTCGCCGCCGGCCTTGCGCTGACCGCGCTCGCCACGCCGCTCGCGGCCGAGGAGCGGCCGGCCAAGGAACTCTTCGGTTCCAAGCGCCTGCCGGCGAAGATGGCGACCAATCCCTATGGCTCCTACGCCAAGGGCTGCATTGCCGGTGCGGTGGCGATCCCGACGGACGGCCCGGCCTGGCAGGCGATGCGCCTGTCGCGCAACCGGCGCTGGGGCCACCCCAACATGATCGCGCTGCTGGAGCAATTCTCGCAGGATGCACGGCAGCTCGGCTGGCCGGGCCTCCTGCTCGGGGATATCTCGCAGCCGCGCGGCGGGCCGATGCTCTCGGGCCATGCCTCCCATCAGGTGGGCCTCGACGCCGATATCTGGTTCACGCCCATGCCGGACCATCGCATGTCCGCCGAGGAGCGGGAAAAGCTGCCCTTCACCTCCATGCTCGACAAGAGCAAGTTCCTGACGGTCGATTCGCGCCGCTGGACCGCCACTCATGCCCGCCTCGTCATGAAGGCGGCGAGCTATCCGCAGGTGGACCGCGTCTTCGTCAATCCGGCGATCAAGAAGAAGCTCTGCGAAACCTGGCAGGGCGACCGCTCGCTGCTCGGCAAGGTGCGGCCGATCTACGGCCATGACGAGCACTTCCATATCCGCATCAAGTGCCCGGAAGGCGCGGCGGGCTGCAAGCCGCAGGCGCGGGTGCCGGCCGGCGACGGCTGCGATAAATCGCTCGCCTGGTGGTTCACCAAGGAGCCCTGGGAAAAGCCCAAGCCGAAGAAGGACGCCAAGCCCCTAAAACCCTGGTACGTGAAGATGTCGGACCTGCCGAAAGCCTGCGGCACGGTTCTCGCCAGCGCCTCGCCCTCTTCCGAGATGGAAGTGACCTATCAGGGCAATGGCGGCACCTCGACCGCGCTCGCCTTTTCGAACGGCGGGGCGGATGCGGGCGGCGCCAGCATCGAATCGGTGATCGCCGCCGACACGGCGCTGCCGGCCATCGTGCCGATCCCCATTCCGCGCCCCTTCCAGTAA
- a CDS encoding extracellular solute-binding protein, which produces MQAAFGKMVFTTALALSLALAAGAKAQETSEPVWRSGLSTIGELKHPDGFAHFDYVNPDAPKGGELKLSETGTYDTFNPILSKGEAASGVASLVFDTLLKSAEDEITTAYGLLAEGVSYPDDISSATFRLRAQAKWADGQPVTPEDVIFSFEKSKEHNPLHANYYKHVVSAEKTGERDVTFHFDEKNNHELPNILGQFQIVPKHWWEGTDAKGNKRDIGRTTLEPVMGSGPYKIADFQPGGSIRFERRDDYWGKDLNVNVGQNNFDAITYTFFGDRNVEFEAFRAANVDFYRDNSSSHWVTAYDFPAAKDGRIIREEIENPLRATGIMQAFVPNMRREKFKDQRVREALNYAYDFESLNRNLSYGRLNRIDSYFWGTELASSGLPEGREKEILEELKDKVPPEVFTMPYTNPVSGDPKKTRENLRKAMTLFKEAGYELKNRKLVNVKTGEPFGIEILLSNPAQERTVLPYVKSLTDIGIDARIRTVDSSQYTNRVRSFDYDMLYGIWAQSLVPGNEQVDYWGSSSVDQQGSRNYAGIADPAVDELIRRIIFAPDRAELVATVKALDRVLLAHHYVVPMFYSKSVQTAYWNHLAHPQELPYYGLGFPEVWWSKNAAK; this is translated from the coding sequence ATGCAGGCAGCCTTCGGGAAAATGGTGTTCACCACGGCGCTGGCCCTGTCGCTGGCGCTTGCGGCCGGTGCGAAGGCGCAGGAAACCAGCGAGCCGGTCTGGCGCAGCGGCCTTTCCACCATCGGCGAATTGAAGCACCCGGACGGCTTTGCCCATTTCGACTACGTCAATCCCGACGCGCCCAAGGGCGGCGAGCTGAAGCTTTCCGAAACCGGCACCTACGATACGTTCAACCCGATCCTTTCCAAGGGCGAGGCGGCGTCGGGCGTTGCGTCCCTCGTCTTCGACACGCTGCTGAAATCCGCCGAGGACGAGATCACCACCGCCTATGGCCTGCTGGCCGAGGGCGTCTCCTATCCCGACGACATTTCCTCCGCGACCTTCCGTCTTCGGGCGCAAGCCAAATGGGCGGATGGCCAGCCGGTCACGCCCGAGGACGTGATCTTCTCCTTCGAGAAATCGAAGGAGCACAATCCGCTGCACGCCAATTACTACAAACACGTCGTCTCGGCGGAAAAGACCGGCGAGCGCGACGTCACCTTCCATTTCGACGAGAAGAACAACCACGAGCTTCCCAACATCCTCGGCCAGTTCCAGATCGTGCCCAAGCACTGGTGGGAGGGCACGGACGCCAAGGGCAACAAGCGTGACATAGGCCGCACGACGCTGGAGCCGGTCATGGGATCCGGCCCCTACAAGATCGCCGACTTCCAGCCGGGTGGCTCCATCCGCTTCGAGCGGCGCGACGACTATTGGGGCAAGGACCTCAACGTGAATGTCGGCCAGAACAATTTCGACGCGATCACCTACACGTTCTTCGGCGACCGCAACGTGGAATTCGAGGCCTTCCGCGCCGCCAATGTCGATTTCTACCGCGACAACAGTTCCAGCCATTGGGTGACGGCCTATGACTTCCCGGCCGCCAAGGACGGCCGCATCATTCGCGAGGAAATCGAAAATCCGCTGCGCGCCACCGGCATCATGCAGGCCTTCGTGCCGAACATGCGCCGGGAGAAATTCAAGGACCAGCGGGTGCGCGAGGCGCTGAACTACGCCTACGATTTCGAGAGCCTGAACCGCAACCTCTCCTATGGCCGGCTCAACCGCATCGACAGCTATTTCTGGGGCACCGAGCTTGCCTCTTCCGGCCTGCCGGAAGGCCGCGAGAAGGAAATCCTGGAGGAGCTGAAGGACAAGGTTCCGCCCGAAGTCTTCACCATGCCCTATACCAACCCCGTTTCTGGCGATCCGAAGAAGACGCGCGAGAACCTTCGCAAGGCCATGACGCTCTTCAAGGAGGCGGGCTACGAGCTGAAGAACCGCAAGCTGGTGAACGTGAAGACCGGCGAGCCCTTCGGCATCGAGATCCTGCTCTCCAACCCGGCGCAGGAGCGTACCGTCCTGCCCTATGTGAAGAGCCTCACCGATATCGGTATCGACGCGCGCATCCGCACGGTCGACAGCTCGCAATATACCAACCGCGTGCGCAGCTTCGACTACGACATGCTCTACGGCATCTGGGCGCAAAGCCTGGTTCCGGGCAACGAGCAGGTCGATTACTGGGGCTCCTCCTCGGTCGACCAGCAGGGGTCGCGCAACTATGCCGGCATCGCCGATCCCGCCGTCGACGAGCTGATCCGCCGGATCATCTTCGCGCCCGACCGCGCCGAGCTGGTGGCGACCGTCAAGGCGCTGGACCGCGTCCTCCTCGCCCATCATTACGTGGTGCCGATGTTCTATTCCAAGTCGGTGCAGACCGCCTATTGGAACCACCTCGCCCATCCGCAGGAGCTGCCCTATTACGGCCTCGGCTTCCCGGAGGTCTGGTGGTCGAAGAACGCAGCCAAATGA